Genomic window (Chitinophagaceae bacterium):
CAATACCAAAAAGAAAATGGTATTTCCTTGAGAAATAGAATATTTGCATCTTTCTCCACTCTTTATGCCTTTGCTTCTTATATCCCTTCCATTGCTAATTTGTGTATCCAAAATACTATCACCAGCAACATTATTAAAAAAACTATAGGAATTGCCCCGAAAAGAACGCTCCCTCTCCTTTCCCCCATAACCCTCCGAGAATGGTTTGAAAAAAAATTTATACCATCACAGAAAGAAATAAAAGGAACGGTCGTCTTATTTTGTGATGAATTTACAAATCTGAACGATGCAGAAATAGGAATAAAAACAATACAACTTTTAGATGCACTCGGATATAAAATAGAAATGCCAAAAAACGTAGAATCAGGAAGAAGTCATCTCTCAAAAGGAATGCTCAACAAGGCGAAAAAACTCGCAGAAACAAATATACATATATTATCAGAAAAAATAAGCGAAACAAAACCACTTATAGGAATAGAACCTTCTTGCATCCTCTCTTTTAGAGACGAATATATTGACATAACAAAAGGAACACTCAAAGAAAAAGCAAAAAAAATAGCACAACATACATTTTTATTAGATGAATTTTTCGCAAGAGAGATAGAAAAAAACAATATTAAAAGTGAACAATTCTCCGATGAAAAAAAACGAATCCGAATACATGGACACTGCCACCAAAAAGCACTCTCCTCCCTTACCCATACGAAAAAAATGCTTTCTCTCTTGAAACACTCTGAAATACTTCTTATTCCATCCGGATGTTGTGGTATGGCAGGGTCCTTTGGCTATGAAAAAGAACATTATAATATATCCCAACAAATAGGCGAATTGGTGCTTTTCCCCACCATAAGAAATGAAAAAACAGAAACTATCATCTGCGCAAGCGGAACCAGCTGCCGCCATCAGATATACGATGCAACCAACAAAAAATCCCTACATCCCATAGAAATATTATGGGACGCTCTCTTGTCAAAAAACAACCCCTTCCCAAATGATAATATCCAGCATTCAAAATCCAAAAATTAAATACTATAAAAACTTAGCAGAAAGTAAAGAAAGACGGAAAAACAAACATTTTATTGTAGAAGGAATCCGTGAAATATCTCTCGCTCTCAAAAAAAAATGGAAAATACACACCTTGTTCCTCTGTGAAGAAATTTATAAACCCGATGATTCTTACCCAATTACTATTCAAAATACACCTATTATATCCATAACCCCAACTGTTTTTGCCAAAATAGCATACAGAGAAAACAGCCAAGGAGTCGCCGCTATATTTGAATATCCATCTTGGAATATTTCACATATACCCATTGCATCTAAAAAACTATTGTACCTCGTACTAGAAAATATAGAGAAACCAGGAAACATAGGCGCTCTCTTTAGAACGGCTGATGCGGCGGGAGTTGATGGTATTTTTATTTCAGATGAACAAACAGATATTTTGAATCCCAATGCCATCCGTTCCAGCATGGGATGCGTTTTTACGGTTCCATTTGTAATAGAATCTCAAAAAAAAATATATACTTTTTTAAAAGAAAAAAATATCACCATCTTTACTACCGATTTAAAAGCGAATAATTTGTACACTCAATGTAACCTGAAAGAAAATATTGCCCTGGTTTTTGGATCAGAAGCAGAAGGAATTTCTTCTTTTTGGAAAAAGAATGCTGACAAAACCATAAAAATACAAATGATGGGAGAAATAGATTCC
Coding sequences:
- a CDS encoding RNA methyltransferase, with product MIISSIQNPKIKYYKNLAESKERRKNKHFIVEGIREISLALKKKWKIHTLFLCEEIYKPDDSYPITIQNTPIISITPTVFAKIAYRENSQGVAAIFEYPSWNISHIPIASKKLLYLVLENIEKPGNIGALFRTADAAGVDGIFISDEQTDILNPNAIRSSMGCVFTVPFVIESQKKIYTFLKEKNITIFTTDLKANNLYTQCNLKENIALVFGSEAEGISSFWKKNADKTIKIQMMGEIDSLNVSVSASIIIYEALRQRNSNYV